The Acropora muricata isolate sample 2 chromosome 4, ASM3666990v1, whole genome shotgun sequence genome contains the following window.
ATTCCAAAACAGCTTTCCATGGTTGcctcatctgggtgattggagtcctgagattAGGACTTTTGCTTGTGACTGATgcttcgacaacctgtgcagaagccatcttcagaggcAAGTGATAatcttagtcagttgaaaatatttaaaaagaaaaaccctggtgagAGATCTGGTTGGTCAATAGACATAGTAGCCGTTGGCAAATGCGTGATTTGATTGGCTGTAAGGATGTGCGTGGAAATtattatgcaaatagatgggttgtaaaatgaataataatattacaatattattataatcacaGTCACAAAGGTCAGTCataaacaacagtccttctcagaacttcatgatgatctttttcaatcaaggaataataatttttacactATTATAGTTAAGAGTTGTAAAACCCACTCCTGAATAAATTGGGCTTTCTAATTGAAAAGACTGCAACTTAACCATTTAAGGGTAGGGGTGGTAGATGAAAGTGGCGTAATCCAcggtaaaagtgaagaacagctcccctaaaagtctgtcggtatactgtcggccaactgtcggccgacagttttttgggggagctgttcttcattttttcctaATCCACTATGTCTGGCCTGTATCTGGCCTGCATCCAGGCTGAATAACACAGAAAATTCACTTATAGTCACCAATTCCCTATTTTTTACCACATCATTCGTGTAGGCTACACAGCATCATACTGTCTATGTATTCCCTATGAATGAAGATTTCTGAGTGATTTAGAATCTCCTAGTATTACGTATGATTCGGATCATAGGAATCAAGAGCTTATGTTATCTGGGGTTCAATTTGTGTAGAATTGGTTTTCTCAAAAGCTCAAAAATAAAACTGACTTTTAAGGTCATGCCACTGAAAAGAGTCATTATAAAAGACAAATTGACATTACTTTATAAGTCTGTCTTCTTCTTGATGATGAAATTGCATTATAGCATGGTCCTTTCAACATTCTGGACACAAAATAAACAAGACAGGGAGGAAGgatttgatttctttgtttctttgtttttatcagtaaaacaaaaaaattcaactcTCGACTTGTCAGAGAGTTTGAACATAACATGTGAGATGTTCAGAAGCTGGACCATTCAGGCCAGTGCAAAACAGGGAAATGTTAGGGGAATTGTGGTGAAAGCTTTTGTGTAGAGATGCAAAGTTCTGACTTCTCTCTGTCCTGAGCTCATTGCTCCAATACAGCTTTGACCATGGCCAATGAGTATTTCTTGGCAATCCTAGAAATAAATAAGAATACCGTAAGTTGTAATGAATCTGTTTTAAAGTATGGCATGCATTAAAACAGAATTTTCATTCCTGACAACAAACAGTGAGAAACGTAGGAGTCAGAAGTGCAGCAAATTTTATGTTATTTATAGAGGGTCCTACAGGGGGCTCTCTGGCAGGGTTCATGAAACTAAAAAACAGAGGATCCTGGTTCACAGGCATAAAATCACGCATCACAAGAATAgccctgtacgaccctctttATAATACGTACTTATAATGTTAAAAAGTGCAATTATTTAAACACTATTATTACTTAATTATCTTCATTTACCATGAAATGACAAAATGAGTTCCACATTTTCTTGCCAGGCTGCCAAGCCTCATTGTGATTTGGTCCACTATGGTTCTTGAGGGGAGTGACCTAGTGTCTTTTTAAGGGTGCACTATTGTTGTTTTGAGAACCTTCACAGGTGTAACTGCTGACCTTGCTCCCAGGGCCTCTcttcttttttctattttagaaaacagGGGAGGAAAAGAAGCCCTGGGAACAAGATTGTATGACTGCAACCACTGCAAGATTATTAGTTTTTAGAGATGTTTTGGACATACCATCTTGTCAGATTTGGGAAGTATTGGTTCATATAGTAAATTATAAGAACTGGGTGTTCTGAAATCCATGTTTCATCCAAGTTATTTGCCATGCCCACTACCATCAACTTCGCACAACGTTCAGTGGTCATCTTTTTCAAAACATTCTTTTTTAAGAGACCTGAGAGAGAGGGCTCATCTTTTAAAGCCTGAAAGAACAGAGATCAGtatgatgatgacaacaaaTTAATGGCATAAGATAATAATTGGCCAAGCCAACTCAACTTGAGTCATTTCACTTTTATCTGAGCCCCATCCCATAGAGATGGCAGAGTTGTTCCCATATGCCTCTTTGCATTTGGAATATTAAATAATGAAAGGACATTTAAAAGGATCCAATAAACAAAGAGTTTTATTCAAAAGGCAAGTCAGAAGAGtggtatttttttattcttacctTGTTAACATCTTTGGTGAAAGCATAATCAAATATATTTGATTCAACAGGTCCAGGGCACACGGTCTGCACACTAATGTTGTGCTCTCCCAGTTCTACCCGAGCAGACTCAAAGTAGCCCTAGCAAAGGAAATCAAcactaacaattattattggttcCTGGTTAGTGTGCTTCTTTGAGTTCAAATTAAATGAAAGAGTTTATTATGGTAATGACCGACAGCAACTTCCAAAGCCACCAAAGTATGTACCATCCAGATTTTTACTCACCTGTAATGCAAATTTGCTGGCTACATACGTGGCTGCACTAGGGCTTCCTGTGAAAAGTAGTTTAATATTGTAATAACTTAATTTAAAGCTTCCAGTCATTACTAGCCAACCATTCCACTAAATGGGGGAATACTAATGAAACAAAATTAGGTCAAAACTTTCTTGAcgagaagaaaaccaaaaaaactgATGTCAAACTTCTACATTATGGTTCAATGACCTTTTAGTAGATGGAAGTATATACAATTTCCTTGTTGCTTGAAACCCTCATATAAAATGGTATTGGCTAAACTCAATATCCCCTTAATAACATTGTAAATACAATAGAATAGTCCAAATGTATAGTTCCAAATaataataccaaattttccATTCCCACTGCTGACAACAACAATGTCTCCTCCTTGTTGCTGTAGCATGTATGGAAGAACAGCTTTTGTTATGGATATTGTTCCAACAACATTCAGTTCTAAAAGAGCTCTGTCTACTTCCAGAGGTGTTTCCTTTATCCAGGCCAGTTGTCCACGAGCACCATTATTGACCAAAACATCAACCTGGACGGGAGTAAGATTATAAATTGTATCAACGTTGAAAATTATTGATATCACAAAAAGAAGTAAACTCACAAAAAgaagtaaacaaataaataaatacatatatatttatgtatttatttatttaataaactggagtgctttaaaGGTATTTCCACATGTTCTTTACACATGTTTGAGCGGCTAATCATCTGCTGACaagtcactcgctctatttactGACATCAATGAATGGCAACATAATCTCTCTGTGAAACATGCATTAACTTGGctttttcttgttagtaagaCGTTTATATCATAAACAAAAGAACATATGGTCACTTGAAggtatggaatttctcttcttgtgttcaactaGTGAGCGCAGCTAGCAGGtgagataataattattatcaagctgagcactcaaagagaaatttcatatctccACGTGCCAGAGTATTATTATCTCTCCCTATCTCTCTCAAGTAACTTGTATAGGTGGACTAtttaaaacacatttatttGATATAAGAAATTTGTTTATGGGAGAAATACTTCATAGTTTGATTTTACAAAAGACCTATAACCTGGAGATGCCAGCTTATCATGTTatataaatttgaaataagCACCACAATTCACATAATTACTATCCTACAACCAATCAAAATATATTCAGCACTACAAGACCAGACTGTGTGCCAAGCTAAGtaatcaataacaataattgtgttGTTTACATAATGTATTTTATATTTTACCTTTCCAAAATGTTTGATAACATCTTTAGCAAGGTTTTCGTGTGTGTTCAACTGTAACAAGTCAAGGGGAAGTACAAGGATATCTTGGTCTTTTTGAAATGACGGGTCAAGAGCTCTAGAAATAGCTGAAGTAAATCATaaaggttatttttttttaagtaaaaccATTAGTTCTTCTGATAATAGTTTAGATGGATTTTCTTCCGAATTTTACTGAAGACTCATTTTCGTAAATTACTCATAGTTATCCAGGCAAACAGTCCCACAACTTTGGTCCAACTCTCTTCAAGGAATTGCATACTTTTTCCTGTTGGAAAATTTAGTGGGGAAGTGAATTGTGTGGAATTTGAGTGTGTTGTAAGTCGTAGATCCTAGCCAGGTACAGTTTAGGTAATCAATAATCAATGAAAATTTACTGGAATTGTAGAAATGGTTTGGGGGTTCTAACTCCAAAATGCAAGGTCATGTTGAGACATTTCGTAATTTTTTAAGTGCCCCTCAAATCAAGGAATTGATACTACAACACTGGGGAAAAAAGACATTAAACCACAGCATAGGGTTTACTTGAATCAATAATGAGAAACAGTAGGGATTTCACAGCTCTGTTGTACTACTCAAAATGCAAATCAATGATCAAAACGGGATGTTTGCAAAACATAGAATCGCCTGATAATGAGTTGTTACACACACACTTTGTCAAGTGACTACTACAGTTCTTTATCGTCAGTCTCAGGTTCATCTTCAATGATAAGAATTTTTGTCTTCTCATTCATGGTTTTATTGAAAAAGACTGACCTACACAATGCACAATATGAATTCCAGTCATCCAAATACTTTGGACTTTGTTTAATAGCCACGTGCTGTCCTGTTTccatcttcttttttttggtgaaaaaatattaccagtcctttttcattaattgattattattgttgttacttcattttcagtttttatcaattttcaatattattgtatagttattgttatttctaatgattttcataattttttgtgGTTCCTGTGTGTTCCATGTTTTACATAAATCCTGATGAATCCATGAGATTGATATGGACTAAGAACACTAATTTAATcactaatagaccattttacagtttcttgcttagttgcctggcctttgaatgaaagtgaggctggaggtgaccttgttttgatagaaacctccctgcttttctcatgttaatgatgctattCGCATGCTAAttaggaggaatttgcatatgaaaagcagtaaggtttctatcaaaaccaggtcaactccagcctcactttcattcaaaggccaggcaactaagcaagaaactgtaaaatggtctattcacttGGGACTGATATTATTGCTATAATTTCGTTGGGAAGTTGACACAGACCTACAAGGAGAGAAACTTACATCTCTATCCCACACCTTCAAGCTTGGGTAGAGATGCTTTATTAAATGATCTTTCTTGCTTGACAGATGACAGGGAATTACAAATTTGCCAGAATGAAAACTGGGGTTAACAAGGCAAAGGTTAATCAAGGTTACGAATCggaaataataaaaattgataaTCCGCAGCGAAAAGTGCAAGGCCAAATTAACACAAATACGTATACTATGGGCCAAATTTACCACACCACACAAGACTGTTTCACTTAACGTGGTATGGTACGCAATAAAAATAATCGTAAACGTAATTTAATTGTTGTGTTTCTCTGGTGAAAGATTACAGCGTAAAAAAAACGAAAGGACCCGGCATTGTTTCATCAAGGTGCGGATGCAGAAAACACGCTGCATACCATTTGCGTCTCTTTAATGCATTATTGTCCTCCAGGACCTTGCAGAAAAATTCCAGTTGCACCCCGAGGCTATTTCACCCTGCGTGACAATGCAATATAACTTAGTAGAATCATGCACGCAAATAAGGTATTACTATTGGGAAGCACTGATCACAGGGTCCCAAAAGTTCCTTACCGGCACAGTTCTCCTTTACTCTCTCCAATTGCTCTTTCCTCCTTGCTGAAAGTACCAATTTGCAGCCACATTTCGACAATTCGTAAGCTAAATATTCTCCTATTCCACTAGAAGCACCCGTTATCCAAACCACTTTACCCTTCAATGCAACAGTTGCATCTTGACCAAAGATTTCGTAAAACATCAGATTGAAATCACCATCCTGGTATTTTGCGAGTAAGAAACACAATAGAGGGATCACTACTGCCAGAATCAATAGCTTGTGATTCATTGTTAGACAGAGGAGCAAAATTAGATTACCCGTCTTCTTGCGCTTGAATCTGAATGAAATTGACCGCAAACCATGTGACTATTAGATGTACCAGAAATGACAATCCAAACAAATAACGACATCGCCCAGCAAAGTTTAATGTcttccaaatgaaaaataaaaactcaCAGGCATTTAAAGATTAGAATTTGATGTTACTTCATCATCTCAAACCGGAGAAGGATGGTATAAGATGGCAGACAGTTTGACAAGTTTTGAAGtatttcttgactttttcagtaAGAAAGCGGCTATGGAATATCTGCGCGGGAACTGGACCGAGTCTCCTTGACAAAGAATTCCAATAATACAATATTTACGGCACAATACAATTATTTTGATAACCGGCATAGGCATATTCTTCAACGAAAATAATAGTCAAATAGAACCACATCATCGAGTAAATATAATTTCCAATGCCATATCATACCAAAGTAGCCTTCttaatgtacaataataatttaccTTGGCACCTTATTGTTCTTGAAGAAGGCTAAATATCAGTATTGAAATCTATACTGTTTCCACGTTAAATTCTCCAAACCGACGAGATCCAACATGCACTAGCGGGATAATTCTCAACGGTTGCTGGCTCATAATTGGAATTTTTATTACTAACCAAATCTTTATTTTGAGTCTTTCAAGAGTGGGTCACGTGCGAATAAAGAGGAACAGTAAGATATCTTGATTGATGGGATATTTGCATATAACGTTGAGTTTGTCCGAACTGTGATAGAATTCATGAAGTCGTTGTTGAAGCTTTGTTTCACGCAAATAGCTTCAATTTTACAATTTAATCACACTATTACAATCGGAAGTTGTAAAACCGACTCTTGAACAAATTGGGCTTCTCGATGAGCAGGTGAGTG
Protein-coding sequences here:
- the LOC136914154 gene encoding dehydrogenase/reductase SDR family member 7-like translates to MNHKLLILAVVIPLLCFLLAKYQDGDFNLMFYEIFGQDATVALKGKVVWITGASSGIGEYLAYELSKCGCKLVLSARRKEQLERVKENCAAISRALDPSFQKDQDILVLPLDLLQLNTHENLAKDVIKHFGKVDVLVNNGARGQLAWIKETPLEVDRALLELNVVGTISITKAVLPYMLQQQGGDIVVVSSGNGKFGSPSAATYVASKFALQGYFESARVELGEHNISVQTVCPGPVESNIFDYAFTKDVNKALKDEPSLSGLLKKNVLKKMTTERCAKLMVVGMANNLDETWISEHPVLIIYYMNQYFPNLTRWIAKKYSLAMVKAVLEQ